ctatgtggccatctgtaaaCCCCTGCTGTACACAATTACCATGTCTCCTCAGGTCTGTTCTCTGCTGATGTTTGGTTCTTATGTGATGGGGTTTGCTGGTGCCATGATCCACACAGGGGACATGGTCAGATTGTCCTTTTGTGATTTGAACACCATCAACCATTACATGTGTGAtatcttccctctcctccagctctcctgcagcAACACCTTTGCCAGTGAGCTGGTAGAGTCCATTGTTGTAAGCACAGTGGTCATAATatccagcttcattattttcatttcatatgcTCTAATCCtgtccagtgtcctccatgtctCATCAGCTCAGGGTTGGTCCAAAGCCTTCAGCACCTGTGGCTCCCACATAGTGACTGTTGGTCTGTTCTATGGATCTGGTTTGTTCACACATCTCAAGACCTCTCCTGCTGGTTCTATGGGCCAGGGGAGGTTCTTCTCAGTATTTTACACCAATATAGTACCCATGTTGAACCCTCTCATCTATAGTCTAAGGAACAAAGATGTCAAATATGCTCTGAAAAAAACACTGAAGAGAATTGCAAATTAAACAGAACTAATGTTACTGGGTTGTTGGGGTGtatgtatggtgtgtgtgtgtgtgtgtgtgtgtgtgtgtgtgtgtgtttgctcccATAATTTTCTTCAGAACAAGG
The genomic region above belongs to Neovison vison isolate M4711 chromosome 7, ASM_NN_V1, whole genome shotgun sequence and contains:
- the LOC122914036 gene encoding olfactory receptor 143-like yields the protein MAMENGSSVTEFILVGLIDQSQLQLPLFFLFFLNYVVTVVGNLSLITLICLNSHLHTPMYFFIFNLSFIDLCHSLIITPKMLMNFVSEQNIISFTECMTQLFFFCFFVHSECYVLTAMAYDRYVAICKPLLYTITMSPQVCSLLMFGSYVMGFAGAMIHTGDMVRLSFCDLNTINHYMCDIFPLLQLSCSNTFASELVESIVVSTVVIISSFIIFISYALILSSVLHVSSAQGWSKAFSTCGSHIVTVGLFYGSGLFTHLKTSPAGSMGQGRFFSVFYTNIVPMLNPLIYSLRNKDVKYALKKTLKRIAN